The following proteins are co-located in the Solanum pennellii chromosome 1, SPENNV200 genome:
- the LOC107007523 gene encoding FT-interacting protein 1 isoform X1 has product MKLIVEVIDAYDLMPKDGEGSVSAFVEVDFENQLSKTRTVPKNLNPTWNHKLIFHLDDIKNHRYKYIDVSVYHERRPIPGRNFLGRVRIPCSNIVKKGEEVYQRFQLEKKWFSSFVKGEIGLKIYISSPSDPNLYPKKSSSPSNIPSIENPEQLDNPPPSLPASEVSTLDTPKDSNSSEVQNTENTAISGADQSSSFAVVEKTGHLTPSEQDTESVEHIEETSQFVFKHQAMQQPVISIRKRPGFQPTMQHGVDHPRAIPSHQGVQLPMHHQVDHPRAIHGQPGVQPPMQYQVAQPRAMHNHPKDDYELKDTNPQLGEHWPRVGGYGGRGWMNSDRHASTYDLVEQMFYLYVRVVKSKDLQPSVLTGSCDPYVEVKMGNYKGRTKHFDKKMNAEWNQVFAFSKDRIQSSVLEVYVKDKDMMGRDDNLGKVVFDLNEVPTRVPPDSPLAPQWYRLEDRRGEGKIRGEIMLAVWMGTQADEAFSDAWHADAAFVHGEGVMSVRSKVYVSPKLWYVRVNVIEAQDIIPNDQSRLPEVFVKAQVGNQVLKTDICPARTANPMWNEDLVFVAAEPFEEQLVLSIEDRVHPMKDEILGKISFPLNTFEKRLDHRPVHSRWFNLEKFGFGSLEVDRRKELKFSSRVHLRVCLEGGYHVLDESTMYISDQRPTARQLWKPPVGILEVGILGAEGLLPMKMKDSRGSTDAYCVAKYGQKWVRTRTILDTFSPKWNEQYTWEVYDPSTVITLGVFDNCHLGVEKQGTGAARDSRIGKVRIRLSTLESHRIYTHSYPLLVLHPSGVKKMGELQLAVRFTSLSLANMIHTYGHPLLPKMHYLHPFTVNQVDNLRYQAMSIVAVRLGRAEPPLRKEVVEYMLDVDSHMWSMRRSKANFFRIMSLLSGLISVNRWFGDICHWKNPVTSVLVHILFLILIWYPELILPTLFLYMFLIGLWNYRFRPRHPPHMDTKLSWAETAHPDELDEEFDTFPTSRPHDIVRMRYDRLRSVAGRIQTVVGDIATQGERLQGVLSWRDPRATSLFIMFSLFAAVMLYVTPFRVVALVAGLYMLRHPRFRSKMPSVPSNFFKRLPARTDSML; this is encoded by the coding sequence ATGAAGTTAATAGTAGAAGTAATAGATGCTTATGATCTTATGCCAAAAGATGGTGAAGGATCAGTAAGTGCATTTGTAGAAGTTGATTTTGAAAACCAACTTAGCAAAACTAGAACTGTCCCAAAAAATCTCAACCCAACTTGGAACCATAAACTCATTTTCCATCTTGACGATATAAAGAATCATCGATACAAATACATTGATGTTTCTGTGTATCATGAGAGAAGGCCTATTCCAGGGAGAAACTTTCTTGGAAGGGTGAGAATTCCTTGCTCAAATATAGTCAAGAAAGGGGAAGAAGTTTATCAAAGATTCCAACTTGAAAAGAAATGGTTTTCCTCATTTGTTAAAGGAGAGATTGGCCTCAAAATATACATTTCATCACCATCTGATCCAAATTTATATCCTAAAAAATCTTCTAGTCCTTCAAATATCCCGTCCATCGAAAATCCAGAACAGTTAGATAATCCACCACCTTCACTTCCTGCTTCTGAAGTTTCTACTCTTGATACTCCTAAAGATAGTAACAGTTCAGAAGTACAAAACACTGAAAACACTGCAATTTCTGGTGCTGATCAGTCTTCAAGCTTTGCTGTAGTAGAAAAAACTGGTCATCTTACTCCAAGTGAGCAGGACACAGAATCAGTTGAGCACATTGAAGAAACATCTCAATTTGTATTCAAGCATCAAGCTATGCAGCAACCAGTCATATCAATAAGGAAGAGACCAGGTTTCCAACCGACAATGCAGCATGGGGTAGACCACCCCCGAGCTATTCCTAGCCACCAAGGTGTCCAACTGCCAATGCATCATCAAGTAGACCACCCCCGAGCTATTCATGGCCAGCCAGGTGTCCAACCGCCAATGCAGTATCAAGTAGCCCAACCCCGAGCTATGCATAACCACCCTAAAGATGACTATGAGCTGAAGGACACGAATCCTCAGCTTGGGGAGCATTGGCCACGTGTTGGAGGTTACGGAGGAAGAGGATGGATGAACAGTGATAGACATGCAAGCACATACGATCTTGTGGAGCAGATGTTTTATCTTTATGTTCGAGTGGTTAAGTCCAAAGATCTTCAACCAAGTGTACTCACCGGTAGCTGTGACCCATATGTGGAGGTGAAGATGGGGAATTACAAAGGACGGACAAAGCATTTTGATAAGAAAATGAATGCGGAATGGAACCAGGTATTTGCTTTCTCTAAAGATCGAATTCAGTCTTCAGTTCTTGAAGTTTATGTGAAGGATAAAGATATGATGGGAAGAGATGATAATCTTGGAAAGGTGGTTTTTGACTTGAATGAGGTTCCAACAAGAGTTCCTCCTGATAGTCCCCTGGCTCCTCAATGGTACAGACTGGAGGATCGACGAGGAGAAGGAAAAATAAGAGGGGAGATCATGCTTGCTGTTTGGATGGGAACACAAGCAGATGAAGCATTTTCAGATGCCTGGCATGCCGATGCTGCCTTTGTTCATGGAGAGGGGGTAATGAGCGTCAGGTCCAAAGTTTATGTCTCTCCAAAACTTTGGTACGTGAGAGTAAATGTTATTGAAGCTCAAGACATCATCCCAAATGACCAGAGCCGTCTCCCTGAAGTTTTTGTGAAAGCTCAGGTGGGAAATCAGGTGCTCAAAACCGATATATGCCCTGCTCGAACAGCAAATCCAATGTGGAATGAGGATTTGGTTTTTGTAGCTGCTGAGCCTTTTGAGGAGCAGCTAGTCCTCAGCATTGAGGACCGTGTTCACCCAATGAAAGATGAGATTCTTGGAAAGATAAGTTTCCCACTCAACACATTCGAGAAGAGGCTTGATCACAGACCGGTCCATTCTCGCTGGTTCAACCTTGAGAAGTTTGGTTTTGGTTCCTTGGAAGTTGACAGGAGGAAAGAGCTCAAGTTTTCAAGCAGAGTTCACCTCAGGGTATGCCTTGAAGGGGGATATCACGTGCTGGATGAATCAACCATGTACATAAGTGATCAAAGGCCAACAGCACGACAGCTGTGGAAACCACCGGTGGGAATATTGGAAGTTGGCATATTAGGTGCAGAAGGACTTCTTCCAATGAAGATGAAGGACAGCAGAGGAAGTACAGATGCCTATTGTGTGGCTAAATATGGTCAGAAATGGGTAAGGACAAGAACCATTCTTGACACTTTCAGCCCCAAATGGAATGAGCAATACACTTGGGAAGTTTATGATCCTTCCACAGTTATCACATTGGGTGTCTTTGATAACTGTCATTTGGGGGTTGAGAAGCAAGGGACTGGAGCAGCACGAGACTCACGCATAGGGAAGGTACGTATCAGATTATCAACGTTAGAATCTCATCGAATTTACACTCACTCTTATCCCCTTCTTGTTCTGCACCCATCAGGGGTTAAGAAAATGGGGGAACTCCAATTGGCAGTAAGATTCACAAGCCTCTCTTTAGCCAACATGATACATACTTATGGCCACCCTTTGCTTCCCAAAATGCATTACCTTCATCCCTTTACTGTCAACCAAGTAGACAACTTGAGGTACCAAGCTATGAGCATTGTTGCTGTTAGACTTGGTAGAGCTGAACCACCACTCAGGAAAGAAGTTGTAGAGTACATGCTAGATGTGGATTCCCACATGTGGAGTATGAGAAGAAGCAAGGCTAATTTCTTTAGGATCATGTCACTTCTTTCAGGCTTAATCTCTGTTAATCGATGGTTTGGTGATATATGTCACTGGAAAAATCCAGTTACCTCAGTCTTGGTTCACATCCTCTTCCTGATACTGATCTGGTATCCGGAGTTGATTCTTCCAACTCTGTTTCTCTATATGTTCCTCATTGGACTGTGGAACTACCGGTTCCGGCCAAGGCACCCTCCTCACATGGACACTAAGCTTTCATGGGCTGAAACAGCTCACCCTGATGAGCTTGATGAAGAATTTGACACGTTTCCAACGTCTCGACCCCACGACATTGTTCGAATGAGGTATGATAGGCTGAGAAGTGTGGCTGGGAGGATTCAGACCGTGGTCGGTGATATAGCAACACAAGGAGAGAGGCTGCAGGGGGTGCTAAGCTGGAGAGATCCAAGAGCAACAAGCTTGTTTATCATGTTCAGTCTTTTTGCTGCAGTTATGCTTTATGTGACTCCCTTCAGAGTGGTGGCTTTAGTTGCTGGGTTATATATGTTGAGGCACCCCAGGTTCAGAAGCAAGATGCCTTCTGTTCCcagcaacttcttcaagagaTTACCAGCCAGAACAGATAGCATGCTATGA
- the LOC107007523 gene encoding FT-interacting protein 1 isoform X2, with product MKLIVEVIDAYDLMPKDGEGSVSAFVEVDFENQLSKTRTVPKNLNPTWNHKLIFHLDDIKNHRYKYIDVSVYHERRPIPGRNFLGRVRIPCSNIVKKGEEVYQRFQLEKKWFSSFVKGEIGLKIYISSPSDPNLYPKKSSSPSNIPSIENPEQLDNPPPSLPASEVSTLDTPKDSNSSEVQNTENTAISGADQSSSFAVVEKTGHLTPSEQDTESVEHIEETSQFVFKHQAMQQPVISIRKRPGFQPTMQHGVDHPRAIPSHQGVQLPMHHQVDHPRAIHGQPGVQPPMQYQVAQPRAMHNHPKDDYELKDTNPQLGEHWPRVGGYGGRGWMNSDRHASTYDLVEQMFYLYVRVVKSKDLQPSVLTGSCDPYVEVKMGNYKGRTKHFDKKMNAEWNQVFAFSKDRIQSSVLEVYVKDKDMMGRDDNLGKVVFDLNEVPTRVPPDSPLAPQWYRLEDRRGEGKIRGEIMLAVWMGTQADEAFSDAWHADAAFVHGEGVMSVRSKVYVSPKLWYVRVNVIEAQDIIPNDQSRLPEVFVKAQVGNQVLKTDICPARTANPMWNEDLVFVAAEPFEEQLVLSIEDRVHPMKDEILGKISFPLNTFEKRLDHRPVHSRWFNLEKFGFGSLEVDRRKELKFSSRVHLRVCLEGGYHVLDESTMYISDQRPTARQLWKPPVGILEVGILGAEGLLPMKMKDSRGSTDAYCVAKYGQKWVRTRTILDTFSPKWNEQYTWEVYDPSTVITLGVFDNCHLGVEKQGTGAARDSRIGKGLRKWGNSNWQ from the exons ATGAAGTTAATAGTAGAAGTAATAGATGCTTATGATCTTATGCCAAAAGATGGTGAAGGATCAGTAAGTGCATTTGTAGAAGTTGATTTTGAAAACCAACTTAGCAAAACTAGAACTGTCCCAAAAAATCTCAACCCAACTTGGAACCATAAACTCATTTTCCATCTTGACGATATAAAGAATCATCGATACAAATACATTGATGTTTCTGTGTATCATGAGAGAAGGCCTATTCCAGGGAGAAACTTTCTTGGAAGGGTGAGAATTCCTTGCTCAAATATAGTCAAGAAAGGGGAAGAAGTTTATCAAAGATTCCAACTTGAAAAGAAATGGTTTTCCTCATTTGTTAAAGGAGAGATTGGCCTCAAAATATACATTTCATCACCATCTGATCCAAATTTATATCCTAAAAAATCTTCTAGTCCTTCAAATATCCCGTCCATCGAAAATCCAGAACAGTTAGATAATCCACCACCTTCACTTCCTGCTTCTGAAGTTTCTACTCTTGATACTCCTAAAGATAGTAACAGTTCAGAAGTACAAAACACTGAAAACACTGCAATTTCTGGTGCTGATCAGTCTTCAAGCTTTGCTGTAGTAGAAAAAACTGGTCATCTTACTCCAAGTGAGCAGGACACAGAATCAGTTGAGCACATTGAAGAAACATCTCAATTTGTATTCAAGCATCAAGCTATGCAGCAACCAGTCATATCAATAAGGAAGAGACCAGGTTTCCAACCGACAATGCAGCATGGGGTAGACCACCCCCGAGCTATTCCTAGCCACCAAGGTGTCCAACTGCCAATGCATCATCAAGTAGACCACCCCCGAGCTATTCATGGCCAGCCAGGTGTCCAACCGCCAATGCAGTATCAAGTAGCCCAACCCCGAGCTATGCATAACCACCCTAAAGATGACTATGAGCTGAAGGACACGAATCCTCAGCTTGGGGAGCATTGGCCACGTGTTGGAGGTTACGGAGGAAGAGGATGGATGAACAGTGATAGACATGCAAGCACATACGATCTTGTGGAGCAGATGTTTTATCTTTATGTTCGAGTGGTTAAGTCCAAAGATCTTCAACCAAGTGTACTCACCGGTAGCTGTGACCCATATGTGGAGGTGAAGATGGGGAATTACAAAGGACGGACAAAGCATTTTGATAAGAAAATGAATGCGGAATGGAACCAGGTATTTGCTTTCTCTAAAGATCGAATTCAGTCTTCAGTTCTTGAAGTTTATGTGAAGGATAAAGATATGATGGGAAGAGATGATAATCTTGGAAAGGTGGTTTTTGACTTGAATGAGGTTCCAACAAGAGTTCCTCCTGATAGTCCCCTGGCTCCTCAATGGTACAGACTGGAGGATCGACGAGGAGAAGGAAAAATAAGAGGGGAGATCATGCTTGCTGTTTGGATGGGAACACAAGCAGATGAAGCATTTTCAGATGCCTGGCATGCCGATGCTGCCTTTGTTCATGGAGAGGGGGTAATGAGCGTCAGGTCCAAAGTTTATGTCTCTCCAAAACTTTGGTACGTGAGAGTAAATGTTATTGAAGCTCAAGACATCATCCCAAATGACCAGAGCCGTCTCCCTGAAGTTTTTGTGAAAGCTCAGGTGGGAAATCAGGTGCTCAAAACCGATATATGCCCTGCTCGAACAGCAAATCCAATGTGGAATGAGGATTTGGTTTTTGTAGCTGCTGAGCCTTTTGAGGAGCAGCTAGTCCTCAGCATTGAGGACCGTGTTCACCCAATGAAAGATGAGATTCTTGGAAAGATAAGTTTCCCACTCAACACATTCGAGAAGAGGCTTGATCACAGACCGGTCCATTCTCGCTGGTTCAACCTTGAGAAGTTTGGTTTTGGTTCCTTGGAAGTTGACAGGAGGAAAGAGCTCAAGTTTTCAAGCAGAGTTCACCTCAGGGTATGCCTTGAAGGGGGATATCACGTGCTGGATGAATCAACCATGTACATAAGTGATCAAAGGCCAACAGCACGACAGCTGTGGAAACCACCGGTGGGAATATTGGAAGTTGGCATATTAGGTGCAGAAGGACTTCTTCCAATGAAGATGAAGGACAGCAGAGGAAGTACAGATGCCTATTGTGTGGCTAAATATGGTCAGAAATGGGTAAGGACAAGAACCATTCTTGACACTTTCAGCCCCAAATGGAATGAGCAATACACTTGGGAAGTTTATGATCCTTCCACAGTTATCACATTGGGTGTCTTTGATAACTGTCATTTGGGGGTTGAGAAGCAAGGGACTGGAGCAGCACGAGACTCACGCATAGGGAAG GGGTTAAGAAAATGGGGGAACTCCAATTGGCAGTAA
- the LOC107030158 gene encoding probable magnesium transporter NIPA8 yields MGDWVIGALINLLGSIFINFGTNLLKLAHDERNLRARMKPIIYFQAWRIGILFFTIGNCLNFISFGYAAQSLLAALGSIQFISNIGFAYFVLNKTVKIKLLLATVFVVAGNIFLVAFGNHQSPVYTTEQLGENYTNIVFLVYCIGLVLVVVFHHSIYKRGKGQMLVPFSYAVVSGAIGSCSVLFAKSLSNILRLSMSSNHDGDGGGGYSTLLNRFTYSMLLMFISTGGFWMARLNEGLSRFDAILIVPMFQIAWTFFSICTGFVYFEEYKVFDALRTTMFVFGMISVFIGIYLLAPEDDEVLKDGSLAVLKTSNSSQHVERLFISSDQIRDIEIIWTRYADENC; encoded by the coding sequence ATGGGGGATTGGGTGATTGGAGCGTTGATCAATTTGTTAGGAAGCATTTTCATCAACTTTGGAACCAACCTGCTTAAATTAGCTCATGATGAGAGAAATTTAAGGGCTAGGATGAAGCCCATTATATACTTTCAAGCATGGAGAATTGGTATTCTCTTCTTCACAATAGGAAATTGTCtcaatttcatttcatttggtTATGCTGCTCAATCACTTCTAGCAGCTTTAGGATCTATTCAGTTCATTTCAAACATCGGATTCGCGTACTTCGTGTTGAATAAAACAGTGAAAATCAAATTATTGTTAGCCactgtttttgttgttgctggAAACATTTTCCTTGTAGCTTTTGGTAATCATCAGTCCCCTGTTTACACAACAGAGCAATTGGGTGAAAATTACACAAACATTGTGTTTCTCGTGTACTGTATCGGTTTGGTCTTAGTTGTTGTTTTCCATCATTCAATTTACAAAAGAGGAAAAGGGCAAATGCTGGTTCCGTTTTCATATGCAGTTGTTTCTGGTGCAATTGGATCGTGTTCAGTATTGTTCGCGAAATCTCTTTCAAACATATTGAGATTGTCAATGTCATCGAATCatgatggtgatggtggtggtggttatTCAACATTGCTCAACAGGTTCACGTATTCAATGCTTTTGATGTTTATAAGTACAGGTGGATTTTGGATGGCCAGGTTAAATGAAGGGCTATCGCGATTTGATGCAATACTTATCGTACCTATGTTTCAAATCGCTTGGACGTTTTTCTCAATCTGTACTGGATTTGTCTACTTTGAGGAATACAAGGTGTTTGATGCTTTAAGAACAACTATGTTCGTTTTTGGAATGATTTCTGTGTTTATTGGCATTTATTTGCTAGCACCAGAGGATGATGAAGTATTGAAGGATGGTTCTTTAGCAGTACTCAAAACTTCGAATTCATCGCAGCATGTTGAGAGATTGTTCATATCATCTGATCAAATTAGGGATATAGAGATCATTTGGACGAGATATGCTGATGAAAACTGCTGA